The genomic DNA TTTAATTGCTCTGAGTTCAGAAATAGCAATTTATCAAAACGTAACAATTTACGAACAAgagtaattcaaaaaacttgaaattaaaGTTGATAAggaatttgatgaaaaataaaaaaaaaactcatgaCAAACAATGTTTTCGGCACAGGGATATATTGCATTTTGACAAAATGCGATGAATAGGACACGGagagaattttatggtaaaagttaTCATCGAGTTatagtacaatttttaaactgaattttatgatagaaaatatcatttaaattattaaataaacaatctgaATTGTAGTATCTACCAACTACAGTAGgtcctcgttataagactagcTAAGGGCTGTaggagaaaaaattcttggaatTGAGGTACCCCCACTATTGTGCTTAACAGCGTTTGCACTCAGACCTCGCTATAAGACTATCGCCGTTTTGCGTTTTACTCATGCGCACGCACACATTCTTGTTTAAGAATTTTCGCAACTTTgaatggtaacagttaccatcttcGGTTGTATCAAGTATAATCTTTAATAGTTCGAATTACCATCTTCGATAGTAATCGTCACCACCATTATTTGTTACTGTTATCATTTTCAAtagtaaaactaattattataactCCTGAAAAACTTTACTACTATTTTagatagttaaaattaaaaatttgatattgaagatattattatgaaattcTCTCCGTGCGATCGGGGATAAtcagttttaataaattcaaaataccaAAATTATGATGACCTGAcccatattttttcttattggtTTCCAATAGAAAACTGTATCCTATGGGGTAATTATAAGATTTTCTGAATCGATGCTCTCTTATGTGTATTCTTAAAAACTTCGGTCAACAATCATCGctattcattttaaatctgtcattcattttttttatatactgaGTCAATAACGCAcgaaaacattttaaaaataataagagcaGTATATactgtaataaaaatactttgggAAATTTGGTGATAAATTCGAAATTAAACTTTTGATGACCTGCTGGCAATCattctataataataaaatagttaactTTTAAAGCCTAaagtataaatacatttaacaGTAGAGAGAACAATGAACTTTATTGACAAGCGTTTCTTTCAATTTAAAGATTTATCGAAacgttaaatataaaaaacaaacaaaaaatagatTAAACTTATTGCCACCGAATATggttaaatattattcaactaTTCAAGTGGTTAAGCCATTACTGTTATCTGATTTCGAAGAAATAGTAGCGGAAAAACCTCCCGCTTCTTTCGATCTATTGGTAACAAACGTCAGAAAAACTCTATTCATCATAACAGCTACTTCTAAACGGTCTCTTTTACCGCAGTAACTTCCAATAATTGGCGCATTATCACTTCCAGCCTCTCGCACTTCCAGAAAGTCGTTTTTACAACCTTCACTTTCTTCAAGttcaaagtaattaaatttgattagcATATAATGCTTGCGAGGAACCTTGATGAGCCAATAACACTGTTTATTCGGTTCATATGACCCTGGATAATTTGGCGATTCtaagtaataaatatcatCTCTTTCTAAGTGAATATCACCGCCGCAAACAGTCTCGTATTTCAATATAAATCCCAGATGATAATTTTCGTAACGTTTCCTAGCATATGTTACCGATACAAAATTACTAGCCGTTACAATAACCGTTTTGTCTTCACCACACATGCGAGCtaaacaaaatttactttcaataaTAACAGATATCGTTCATATCATTAAGATTCAATGGTTTACCTAAGACCGGACTGTTTTCCTGGtagccattttttatttctacatACTCCACTGTACAATTGGGAGTCTCTTGAATATCCCATGATGTTAGTGTGACCTTAATTCGTTCACCTTCAGCAGCTCTGATTGTCCATTTGCATTTATCGGAAACTGTTGGTGAATTATTTGGACGTACTGGCGGGATAATTATATAGCGAGACTCAAAAAATGACCCGCCATGTGCTACAAACCCGATGTACCaattattaatgtttaaataagcaatgaataattaaaaacgacATGATTTTAAGAAATACAGTACACTCTGGTTATAAGCAATGTTTCTGTCTATACTCTtactaacagaaaaaaatgaaattgtcgTGGGAGTGAGTATAGAGTCTACACGGAGAAGAAAATATCGCCAGAATGACTATCCAATGTATCCTTAAATGACATATCCTCAGAATAACGATTCGTCTAATTTAGGAATTctctcatattaatttaataatctatagtATCGTTAAAGTAAAGATACGTTTATGGGTTAGGTTAAGTActcgtttatttaatttaacaatacgaCAAATAGTTTTTGTAACGATATGTAGTTTCGTTGATTTAAGTATCTGTATTGCCAGCGTGAGGATCCGTATAGCTAAATTGGATATACGTATCATCGTTCTCGGTTGCTCGATGTCTAAACACAGAGTTTGCGCAATAGTCATGTCAGCGATTCATAAAATGCCTGAAATAAGGATACGGATCGTCATTTTGACGATCCACTGTGAGGATACTCTGTATAGCTGAATTGGCTGTACGGCGTATGGTTACGTAAGATGACTATACAGCGTATAGCCAGAATAGCGATACGTATACTTAATTTGGCGAtatttttctttccgtgtactgtACGCAGTGTTTAAATTACAAACCAGAACAATTATACAGCAACTTTGTAGCAGTAATGTCACCGGTACTCAGGGCATTCCTCTGACCAATATCCGGTGTCCTCCCATTTATTTTACGTGTTGGTTCAATCGTACTACGAAACCTACTCTTTGCAAAAGCTAATCTTGGGTAATGCATTATAGAATTATAATCATAAGGTTGATCCAACGTATTTGTAGATTCTAgtgacaatttataaaatttatcttcattTCCTGTTGATATTCAAAATTGATCGTAATTTTACAGTCTATTAGAAGAACATTATGTTTTAGAAgtgattattatatataaatgataCCTTTTTGAACGTTATGTAGGAAAACCTCAATATATTGATCGCGATCGTAACGTGTATGCTCGTGGTGGAACCCAATAGCATGTCCCAATTCATGGACAATAATACCAAAAATGCTGCATTGGTCTGCTATACTTATTTGTTGGGGTCCATACCGGTTTTTACCAACAAGTGAGCAGcatctgatgaaaaatttattaacaattttttctcagCTTAACAATTTAGTTGATTCACGGCCCAGTTCATTCTTTTCTAGGGAAGAAACTCATCAGTTTCTGCCCACTAAATCACTCTGACTCGATTTCATTCCTACCAGaatcacatttttttatcgtaatcctttaaatatttatgtcgtTCTAACTACTAAACTATCAGTTCTATTTGGAAAACCTCAAAAACAATATGACTTCCAATAAAAAGAAccgataaattaataaaactctaTTGTATTCTCTGTTGACTTATAGTTAAAGTACCGAATAATTTTTCGCCGCGCAGTTATCCAGTTTCATCTGGCTCCAGGCATCAAAATGTCCAGCATCAATACAGgatattacaaaaatataatgcgTGGCACAAAATGAAACATGATTTTacgtttttattataaaatgtctgCGTAACAGCAAAAATATGAAACTTACCCGCAGTCTGATTTAGTGAaaactatataatttttatgaactcCTTTAATTCTTTTAACAAAATGAATACAAGTCGATTGTTCCCAGTGTCTCATTGCTTGTTTAAATAACCTACGTTGATCTCCACTAAATATGTCTTGGATTTCATAGGGAACTACACCgtcatcccatagaaattctcTCTTTTTGACAGCCAACGATCTTCGAGTTCTATGAATCCGTCGTCCCGGTTCAAAATTATTGCTCAGATCAAACTCATTATTGATAAACTTGTCATGTCGTGATATGAGATGTGAATTTATCGTTGTTACTATAAAATATAGTACTTGAATAACAATAAAACTGTGCagtattaatttcattttggATTATATCGAACGGAGCACAGattaaatacaattttgtgGCTACCCTGCGGTGAAAATACGATTAACGAGGtttaaaagtgattaaaaCTTTAATACCCTCAAGTGCTTTTCGGTACTCGTAATACTCAGGACTTTTAACATTTGGAACTCTTCAATCCTCAAAttggtaaatattatttcgcgATTGGAGCGAATTTTAAGCACTAGaaaagttcaattttcaaaaacactCATTAATCGAAAAGTCGTATAACGATTGCTGTGTACTTCCAACTATTTTTTCTACATTGTCAATAGATGACAAATCTTTTTCAAgtgtttgtaatttttatttatactcagGCGATTAGACATAAAAAtacttcaaataataattatggtatATCGTTATAATAATACTTTGAGGAATTTTGTtacaaatttcgaataaaactttgaatatcctgcgttaaaaatttttatttcaaagttaaaGTTTATTTTCGACGGTttgatcatataaaaaattatgtgacGCAAATTGTTAATGCTTTTATTATTCTCGGGACGAGTTACTGCTgacaattgttttataattaaaaataattggttTTGAGGATAAAGTATTAATACATGAAACGATACAGATAACAATGAGCTTTATTGACaaacttattttttcgattttttcattcatcgTCACGTTCGATAAccaacaaacaaaaaattgattaataaactTATGGCTAACGAATACACGGAGGCAAATGTTGGCTTGAaatctacaaatttttattatgctgtcgaccaaacgaaacaggaagtgaagcatccaaaaagcTATGatgttaatataaaaaattattatgctgtattACAATACTGACTACGCGCGAGGAAATTATCGAAGCTTTAATGATAACTActtttatacattttaataattgtgatgcggcATAAAACTTTTCTATGAGAGcgtaatcatttttttgatgcttcactttctgtttcaagtttggtcgacaacataataaaaatttttaggtttcgagccaacatttgtCTCCGTGTATAATGCAATATATAGAAACTATTTAGAAGGTTCAATGATTGTTATTAATGGGTTTCGCAGAAATAGAGACGGAAAAACCTCCCGCTTCTTTCGAGTCATTGGTAACAAACGTCAGACAAATTCTTCTCATCAGAGAAGCTATTTCAAAGTGATCGTTTTTACCGCAGTAACTTCCAATAACTGAGGCATTTTCATTTCTACCCTCtcgtacttttaaaaaatcatttttacaaCCTTTACTTTCTTCAAattcaaggagctcgaaaacattgttctgaatacatttttgagctcgtagagctcgaaaatacttttgtatgccattgttttcgacaaaaaaccgttttttagcatttctctCTCCTACTATATCTTGCGAAAGAATTAgtcgattttgatggttggggtggcaatcgacgcgtttcaataaattctaaagttgattagattttgaaattgtttagttcagttgtttcaaagatattcaaagaaaactgttttttaccatttctttgtCCCGCaatggctaaggcggcaaccgacgcgttttatcaagttctaaagctgatcaaattttgaattcgatttatccagtcgtttttgagatatttcaaaaaaaataaaaacggtttctcttgaacgaatgaaccgatttcgatggttgggatggcattcgacgcggcttataaagctctagagcccagtccattttggaattaatccatcgagcacattacaagttatccgaaaaaaacatttttgaaaatattttatttttggaatatctctgaacaagccctaccgatcaagttcaatttttcacagcttcaaaatatttacaagccgcgtcgaatgacaccttgacgatcaaaatcgCTTCATCCGTTCAacagatacaggtatttacatacgtacgtacataagtacatacatacatacactcggacatcatctagaaattagtcagaataacatcttagaacctcaaaatgtcatgatctgatagaaattcgattttcaaaaatcggaccgaaaccaataactttccgaatttttgaaaatttttaattttcttagcggaaagttaaaaacgatgtcattaacaaaaaaaaattgattaagaataactttaataaaaatagactTGCTGAGTTTTTAACGGCACTTTTATATGAttgcttgaataaattttagtcttttctactctctaaatctgaaacagtgacttttcactgtttcacagttataaatataccaagtggtatacttataactGTGAAACAGTGTATATACAATACTTTTCAGTGATTGTcactgtttcagatttagagagtacagatttttttaaatttttctatgtataTCAAACCggctgttaaaaaatttggctcaggaataaaatgaatttttttaaaaccctaAGAAAGCTTGAATTTTTGTGAAACAAAACTTTGATTTCATAATGGAATTTATttgaagtaataaaaaatttggttgaTGAAATTACAGACTAGAGCcgtcgaaaattaaaaatagcgcgTTTTTCACTTAtatctatagatatttttatatagtggaaacctaaacatgcaaacatgcaaataaccttctcaataagacaatttatagataaattgagaaaaatatagatagcccgaaccgttcaatttgatctataacttattgagccacaccgtccatcgtacggtaatacgccatttttatatagtggaaacctaaacatgcaaacatgcaaggttgaatttgagtcaaaacgatttcaataacgtgaataacttttgaaggagtgaatttagcaaaaaatgttaagaggccttttttgtagagcattaaatttccttcaaaaatctgtcatgatcttttttagatatttattgattcgccagttacaaaattcaaaagtaaaaatgttaaatcgaaaaaattatcactttattaagcttaattaatcagaaacggcttgtctgacggaaattttcaatcagacttttttcgtagggaatttaatttgacataaaaataagtggaaatgaattttttttactccaatgttttaacagttctgacgtaaaacatcaaattattaattaaaataaaaatagcgatgatagacctcttaaaattaatattaaaggctcaaactttcatgaaatttttttttttgtcattctgaataatatttttgatatagctatgaaaaaaaaaaaatagtcaagtttttggcccagtctaatccACAGATTAGACTTTGAGCGGTGGAtccattaaaatataaaattataaattagtcATGAGTTTTTATGATCGTATTTAAAGAcgaaaaacttttatttctttttaatgtTACAATACAGTTGATTGGCTTCAGATATTCAGAAGCACTCAAGTAGACGAATTGTTATTGATAGATATTGCAGAAATAGCGACAGAAAAACCTCCCGCTTCTTTTGATTCATTGGTAACAAACCTCAGAACAATTCTATCCATCATAACAGCTATGTCTAAACGGTCTTTTTTACCGCAGTAACTTCCGACAATTGATGTATTCTCACGTCTACCCTTTAGTACTtccaaaaaatcatttttacagCCTGTACTTTCTTCAAGttcaaagtaattaaatttaattactatataATGCTTGTAAGGAGCCTTGATGTTCCAATAGCACAATTTATTCGGTTCGTATGACTCTGGATAATTTGGTGATTCTAAATAATAAGTATCATTACtttctaaattaatatcgCCAACGCAAATAGCCTCGTATTCCAATATAAAACCTGGACGATGGTTTTCAAATGGAGATCTTATGAATTCAACGGTTACAAAATTACTCGCAATCATAGTGGCCGATCCAACATCTCCACAGTAGCGACCtaaattatacaattatatatttaattgtaacaAAGATTGATATTATTTCTACTGAATGCTGTCAAAAACGCACCTAAGACAGTACTATCAGTCTGGTAGCCATTTCGAATTTCCAAGTAATCAACTGAGCAATTAGGAGACTTGCGAATATCCAACAGTGTGATGACGAGTTTAATTCTTTGACCTTTAGAAGCCCTGATTGTCCACTGACAATAGTCAAAATTTACCTCCGAATCATTTAGTTTTGGATGTGGACTGAAAATGCCCTTAGCTTCAAAATATGTACCTCCACATACTAAACATAAAACGAAAacattttagattttaaaaatttatatgtttttacTCTGGCTGATATCGCCGTGCTCTAATTCACAAATATTGAGAAAATAGAGTTTACACCGCGAATAAATACGTTATATAGACATAAAGTAATAAAGATACAAACTTGGACAACTGTACAGTAAATTTGTCGCAGTAATATCGCCTTTACTGAGTCCTATTCTCTGACCAATTTCTGGTATTCGTCCATCAACTTTTTGTTTGGGTATAATGGTATCAGTATTTGGTTTGTTCGCTAAAGCG from Microplitis mediator isolate UGA2020A chromosome 7, iyMicMedi2.1, whole genome shotgun sequence includes the following:
- the LOC130671970 gene encoding dorsal-ventral patterning protein tolloid-like gives rise to the protein MHYPRLAFAKSRFRSTIEPTRKINGRTPDIGQRNALSTGDITATKLLYNCSAHGGSFFESRYIIIPPVRPNNSPTVSDKCKWTIRAAEGERIKVTLTSWDIQETPNCTVEYVEIKNGYQENSPVLARMCGEDKTVIVTASNFVSVTYARKRYENYHLGFILKYETVCGGDIHLERDDIYYLESPNYPGSYEPNKQCYWLIKVPRKHYMLIKFNYFELEESEGCKNDFLEVREAGSDNAPIIGSYCGKRDRLEVAVMMNRVFLTFVTNRSKEAGGFSATISSKSDNSNGLTT